One Salmo salar chromosome ssa01, Ssal_v3.1, whole genome shotgun sequence DNA window includes the following coding sequences:
- the LOC106561920 gene encoding transcription factor TFIIIB component B'' homolog isoform X8 — MLRRSRISVRPNVRPAGRGPAPASSQDTPPSQEAPAAGSQASEDLPQAGGQCMKDTTTAVLEASTESTTPREDGKDPNGEASSSTPSAGLQRRKRFAVMPNLAKPRVATTPALTRSSPRTPKSPVRAGTETPAPTPEAPEAPRQTDSGPPQGMRSPRRRPSGGSKQSKGQPKPRPLSPASPGPTTTSLGNVAVEDSSSSQQTPQAAGKGSIQLDLLKKTPTIKGPSTPLEIVPSSSLPDKEGISVSERAKTLVARSVSGGLTGLAPGKSRLSRFLNDPTDLQRLAKARKLRELLRQEMNKEKKRSKAKVCVSEYTLDPSKMTMRDLIYYLPDTNPMTSYLVEEQRENETVLPLTPPREESPERPPTPEAPAETASQGDEDEDDDGVMVPRVKVAEDGSLIIDEESLTVEVLRQKGPNPADDRDPIFERGSTTTYSSFRKGTHVKPWSNKETDMFFLAISMVGTDFSMIGQLFPHRGRTEIKNKFKKEERANSWRIDKAFKEKRRLDLEFFTSLLEKILAAEAKRNKNNKSPTEKIRIKKKIKPKEKKAAKQLSDVEEEGLDAEMDTEEMEGEKENENVSNEGTTLSSAPTTKRKRKSRDGGGESSPEEAKDGKKKKIDLITSDQEEAGVPEDSEAGPPESSKQAEGPVEAAKGPVVIKPAQLSRGRSQRPLPNLGRKWGQRGPEPNTKPNVKDGATPTEEENTEEGLSEEQVDKDASPSVSQKEKKKAGKLSSSEGEEEEANDKPIKPTRYGRIPKKTQLLNYPAKEDGDSPSDSAPTPASDGSPSTSSSTKPKSKPASRRSKIKPGPALPGRKGQSAARKSKLVTLRASQSEDEDEEEGAWREEAQAEEDTHNPTSPEDENQAPAFIPMSLRSPQPVATEVEETMEELDISVNVPDVLGISHDAFCPDSSCERAQGGEMGTVPCEHQLDLLVDVIDFLSPDNMEVSEESYNEAARTLLAIGNLTHLSQAAEAFTAGADDIITEECSNEDQLYQMTPQPTDQSQTSTIPSESLTPYLRVTEASRIAEDSVPVATSTTAYVPVTTTTASIPVCKITTSVIITTATASVPVTTTTASAPVTLTTTASILVTTSTASVPVPQSSDTPTLETPPIEEGPLRQREGTDIGHASQVESGSEVSEGSEQQTTSQTRRSHFPKVKPNLGRAARTTQLKPQQTTTTLSESPLEPMLNITTTSEPQPTMIIIEPPLPTESINTESETQPNQRTTAHSKSQPTTTHSKHQPTTNIITHSEPPPIQRTRVAYSKPQPALNTTTQSEPPQPTLNSTTNTLSKQQSTQSTTILSQPQPTPSLEQPGPVTLRPIVPESPLRSSEEVKGHDGRKGNTSSSLSAGVSQSGTSDSEQPKQTGPLTRRARLPKPKPNLGRATTHSAVQVPESRPNPEVQTPDVAFRPTSEVQSVDTGPCPEVQTPEEADEVPMEIQQIHQVVPLSDIIDTTQEEIQQIHQVIPHPPIEEGPLRQREGTDIGHASQVESGSEVSEGSEQQTTSQTRRSHFPKVKPNLGRAARTTQPQQTTTTLSEPPQTTTTLSEPPQTTTTLSEPPPIQKTRVAYSKPQPTLNTTTQSEPPQPTLNSTTNTLSKQQSTQSTTILSQPQPTPSLEQPGPVTLRPIVPESPLRSSEELKGHDGRKGNTSSSLSAGVSQSGTSDSDQPKQTGPLTRRAHLPKPKPNLGRTAKAATRSAVQVPESRPSPEVQTPEEADEVPMEIQQIHQVFPLSDIIDTTQEEIQQIHQVIPHPPIEEGPLRQREGTDIGHASQVESGSEVSEGSEQQTTSQTRRSHFPKVKPNLGRAARTTQPQQTTTTLSELPQTTTTLSEPPQTTTTLSEPPPIQRTRVAHSKPQHTLNTTTQSEPPQPTLNSTTNTLSKQQSTQSTTILSQPQPTPSLEQPRPVTLRPIVPESPLRSSEEVKGHDGPKENTSSSFSAGGSQSGTSDSDQPKQTGPPTRRARLPKPKPNLGRTARAATRSAVQVPESRPSPEVQTPDVADEVPMEIQQVRQVSPFCDIIDTTKEEMQQIHQVIPLTDVIDTTQGDMSVFTEGSFFSQQSDAVFIQHSETSVSTALLDQAPSDPDEPIFILSLTEIPVLPTGEENGCTSQTLSEPFFFLPVADAGAQLQHSSGIVAPGGGLEKGNAGILCEVSEPMSVDEALPQPSYTSIKESGSTAGPVGVCASAKPSEDSMADAETSEDTYPPSKKRKVPERARRVDKLQVRPNTAVRKQTSCSAPAKEAVSPVTPDQTTSLTTTTLDTDHPTASSPPAQPGPSVTGTASREVVADEPQQGTVGCLDRTETVHTPTGGEDNSSGAESQAACQIAPLAMGGPLSRPGRRPRGFLSFMSNKNTSPVAVPPRGTRAAAQRPQVNTTRPGGKRAAPAPSTTTRTMPSPSTTNNTTTPTRATRTTTKPDFSARVTREKPSDVLALHSDPEPSTSLCTTATKSSQVPATQPSASPCVDSSSADEEPINVSQYFFSDIFTEVEENEG, encoded by the exons ATGCTTCGCAGATCCAGGATCAGTGTTCGTCCGAACGTCAGGCCAGCAGGCAGAGGGCCAGCCCCAGCCTCCTCCCAGGACACTCCACCTTCCCAGGAGGCTCCAGCTGCAGGCTCCCAGGCCTCCGAGGACCTTCCCCAGGCAGGGGGCCAGTGCATGAAGGACACCACAACTGCAGTGCTAGAAGCCTCCACAGAGTCCACCACACCCAGAGA GGATGGAAAAGACCCAAATGGTGAGGCTTCCAGCAGCACCCCCTCTGCTGGTCTTCAAAGGAGGAAGCGGTTCGCTGTCATGCCAAACCTTGCCAAACCCCGGGTGGCCACCACCCCAGCCCTCACCCGCTCCTCCCCCAGGACCCCCAAGTCCCCTGTGAGAGCGGGCACTGAGACTCCAGCTCCAACCCCTGAGGCTCCAGAggcccccagacagacagattctGGACCCCCACAGGGCATGAGATCCCCAAGGCGGAGGCCCTCTGGTGGTAGTAAGCAGTCCAAAGGACAACCCAAACCCAGGCCACTGTCCCCAGCTTCCCCAGGCCCTACAACAACCTCTCTGGGGAATGTGGCAGTGGAGGACTCATCCTCGTCACAACAGACCCCGCAGGCAGCAGGCAAAGGCAGTATCCAATTAGATCTCCTGAAAAAAACACCAACCATTAAAGGTCCATCCACTCCGTTAGAGATAGTCCCATCATCCTCCCTTCCAGACAAAGAGGGTATCTCAGTATCAGAGAGAGCTAAGACTCTGGTCGCCAGGTCTGTGTCTGGTGGGCTCACCGGGCTGGCACCAGGGAAGTCCAGGCTTAGCAGGTTCCTGAATGACCCAACAGACCTACAGAGGCTGGCTAAGGCCCGGAAACTCAGAGAGCTGCTGAGACAGGAGATGAACAAGGAGAAG AAACGGAGCAAAGCCAAGGTGTGTGTGAGCGAATACACACTAGATCCCTCTAAAATGACCATGAGAGATCTCATCTACTACCTGCCTGATACCAACCCCATGAC GTCTTATCtggtagaggaacagagggagaacgAGACTGTCCTCCCACTCACCCCACCAAGAGAAGA GTCACCTGAAAGACCCCCAACGCCGGAGGCCCCAGCTGAGACAGCCAGCCAGGGAGATGAAGATGAGGATGACGATGGGGTGATGGTCCCGCGGGTGAAGGTGGCAGAAGACGGCTCTCTGATCATCGATGAGGAGAG tttGACAGTGGAGGTCTTGAGGCAGAAAGGGCCCAACCCAGCTGATGATAGAGACCCCATCTTTGAGCGTGGCTCCACAACCACCTACTCGAGCTTCAGGAAGGGGACACACGTCAAGCCCTGGTCCAACAAAG AGACGGACATGTTCTTCCTGGCCATCAGTATGGTGGGAACAGACTTCTCCATGATTGGACAGCTGTTCCCTCACCGCGGTCGCACCGAGATCAAG AACAAGTtcaagaaagaggagagagcaaacagctggaggataGACAAGGCCTTCA aggAGAAACGCAGGCTGGATCTTGAGTTCTTCACTAGTCTCCTGGAGAAGATCTTGGCTGCAGAGGCAAAGAGGAACAAAAATAACAAGTCCCCCACAGAAAAGATACGAATCAAGAAAAAAATCAAACCGAAAG AAAAGAAAGCAGCGAAGCAGCTGAGCgacgtggaggaggaggggttagacgcggagatggacacagaggagatggagggagagaaggagaacgaGAACGTCTCTAATGAAGGGACCACACTTTCCTCCGCTCCCACCACTAAGAGAAAACGCAAAagtagggatggaggaggagagtccTCTCCTGAAGAAGCAAAGGATGGAAAGAAAAAGAAGATCGACCTAATAACAAGTGATCAAG AAGAGGCTGGTGTACCTGAAGATTCTGAGGCAGGGCCTCCAGAGAG ttCAAAGCAGGCAGAAGGGCCTGTGGAAGCAGCCAAGGGACCTGTGGTGATCAAACCAGCCCAGTTGTCCCGTGGCCGATCCCAGAGACCTCTTCCTAACCTGGGTAGGAAGTGGGGCCAGAGGGGCCCTGAGCCCAATACCAAGCCTAACGTTAAAGATGGGGCAACACCTACAGAGGAGGAGAACACTGAAGAAGGGCTGTCTGAAGAACAG GTAGATAAAGATGCTTCTCCTTCAGTCAGTCAAAAGGAGAAGAAGAAAGCTGGTAAACTCTCTTCatctgagggagaggaggaagaagccAACGATAAACCCATcaaacccaccag GTATGGCAGAATACCCAAAAAGACACAGCTCTTGAATTACCCTGCAAAGGAGGATGGGGACTCGCCCTCAGACTCTGCCCCCACTCCTGCCTCAGACGGATCCCCATCCACTTCTTCCTCCACCAAGCCCAAATCCAAACCAGCATCCAGGAGGTCCAAAATCAAACCTGGCCCAGCACTGCCAGGTAGGAAGGGCCAATCAGCGGCTAGGAAATCCAAGCTGGTCACCCTCAGGGCGTCCCAGTCTGAAGATGAAGATGAGGAAGAAGGAGCATGGAGAGAGGAGGCGCAGGCTGAGGAGGACACCCACAATCCCACAAGCCCAGAGGATGAGAACCAGGCACCTGCGTTCATTCCCATGAGCCTTCGCTCGCCACAACCTGTCGCCACAGAGGTTGAGGAGACCATGGAGGAG CTCGATATCTCCGTCAACGTGCCTGATGTCCTGGGTATTTCCCATGATGCATTCTGCCCTGACTCGTCATGCGAGCGGGCACAGGGTGGTGAAATGGGCACAGTGCCCTGTGAACATCAGTTGGACCTGTTAGTA GACGTGATAGACTTCCTGTCTCCAGATAACATGGAAG TATCTGAGGAGAGCTACAACGAGGCAGCTAGAACCCTTCTGGCCATCGGCAACCTCACCCACCTGTCTCAGGCAGCTGAGGCCTTCACTGCAGGAGCAGATGATATCATCACGGAAGAATGTTCCAATGAGGACCAACTGTACCAGATGACACCTCAGCCCACTGACCAATCACAAACTAGCACCATTCCTTCTGAGTCTCTGACACCTTACCTTAGGGTCACTGAGGCATCACGAATCGCTGAGGATTCTGTACCTGTTGCCACGTCAACAACAGCCTATGTCCCTGTCACCACGACAACAGCCTCTATCCCAGTCTGCAAAATAACAACCTCTGTCATAATTACCACGGCAACAGCCTCAGTCCCAGTCACCACGACAACAGCCTCTGCTCCAGTCACCTTGACAACAACAGCCTCTATCCTAGTCACCACATCAACGGCCTCTGTCCCAGTGCCTCAGAGCAGTGATACGCCCACTCTAGAAACTCCACCCATAGAGGAGGGGCCgctcagacagagggaggggactGATATTGGACACGCCTCTCAGGTGGAATCAGGTTCTGAAGTGTCAGAAGGCTCAGAGCAGCAGACAACCTCACAGACCAGGAGGAGCCACTTCCCTAAGGTCAAACCCAACCTGGGACGGGCTGCTAGGACCACACAACTCAAACCCCAACAGACTACCACCACACTGTCAGAATCACCACTAGAGCCTATGCTGAATATCACCACAACCTCAGAACCACAGCCTACCATGATTATCATAGAACCACCACTGCCTACTGAGAGTATTAATACAGAGTCAGAAACACAGCCCAACCAGAGAACTACCGCACACTCAAAATCAcaacccaccaccacacactccaAGCACCAGCCCACCACAAATATCATCACACACTCAGAACCACCGCCCATTCAGAGAACCAGAGTAGCGTATTCAAAACCACAGCCTGCATTGAATACCACTACACAGTCAGAACCACCCCAGCCCACACTAAATTCCACCACAAACACACTCTCAAAACAACAATCCACACAGAGTACCACCATACTCTCACAACCACAGCCCACCCCAAGCCTTGAGCAGCCAGGTCCAGTTACACTCAGACCCATAgtcccagagtcacctctgagGTCATCAGAAGAGGTGAAAGGTCACGATGGCCGTAAGGGAAATACTTCCTCTTCCCTCAGTGCTGGAGTGTCCCAGTCAGGGACATCTGACTCGGAACAGCCCAAACAGACAGGCCCTCTAACCCGCAGGGCCCGTTTACCTAAACCCAAACCCAACTTGGGTCGCGCCACTACACACTCTGCAGTCCAG GTACCAGAAAGCAGGCCAAACCCTGAAGTCCAGACACCAGATGTGGCTTTCAGACCCACATCTGAGGTCCAGAGTGTAGATACTGGACCCTGCCCTGAAGTCCAAACACCAGAGGAAGCTGATGAAGTTCCCATGGAAATACAACAGATCCACCAAGTCGTCCCCCTTTCTGACATCATCGATACTACTCAG GAGGAAATACAACAGATTCACCAAGTCATCCCTCATCCACCCATAGAGGAGGGGCCtctcagacagagggaggggactGATATTGGACACGCCTCTCAGGTGGAATCAGGTTCTGAAGTGTCAGAAGGCTCAGAGCAGCAGACAACCTCACAGACCAGGAGGAGCCACTTCCCTAAGGTCAAACCCAACCTGGGACGGGCTGCTAGGACCACACAACCCCAACAAACTACCACCACACTGTCAGAACCACCACAGACTACCACCACACTGTCAGAACCACCACAGACTACCACCACACTGTCAGAACCACCACCCATTCAGAAAACCAGAGTAGCGTATTCAAAACCACAGCCTACATTGAATACCACTACACAGTCAGAACCACCCCAGCCCACACTAAATTCCACCACAAACACACTCTCAAAACAACAATCCACACAAAGTACCACCATACTCTCACAACCACAGCCCACCCCAAGCCTTGAGCAGCCAGGTCCAGTTACACTCAGACCCATAgtcccagagtcacctctgagGTCATCAGAAGAGTTGAAAGGTCACGATGGTCGTAAGGGAAATACTTCCTCTTCCCTCAGTGCTGGAGTGTCCCAGTCAGGGACATCAGACTCAGACCAGCCCAAACAGACAGGCCCTCTAACCCGCAGGGCCCATTTACCTAAACCCAAACCCAACTTGGGTCGCACCGCCAAAGCCGCTACACGCTCTGCAGTCCAGGTACCAGAAAGCAGGCCAAGCCCTGAAGTCCAGACACCAGAGGAAGCTGATGAGGTTCCGATGGAAATACAACAGATCCACCAAGTCTTCCCCCTTTCTGACATCATCGATACTACTCAG GAGGAAATACAACAGATTCACCAAGTCATCCCTCATCCACCCATAGAGGAGGGGCCtctcagacagagggaggggactGATATTGGACACGCCTCTCAGGTGGAATCAGGTTCTGAAGTGTCAGAAGGCTCAGAGCAGCAGACAACCTCACAGACCAGGAGGAGCCACTTCCCTAAGGTCAAACCCAACCTGGGACGGGCTGCTAGGACCACACAACCCCAACAGACTACCACCACACTGTCAGAACTACCACAGACTACCACCACACTGTCAGAACCACCACAGACTACCACCACACTCTCAGAACCACCGCCCATTCAGAGAACCAGAGTAGCTCATTCAAAACCACAGCATACATTGAATACCACCACACAGTCAGAACCACCCCAGCCCACACTAAATTCCACCACAAACACACTCTCAAAACAACAATCCACACAAAGTACCACCATACTCTCACAACCACAGCCCACCCCAAGCCTTGAGCAGCCACGTCCAGTTACACTCAGACCCATAgtcccagagtcacctctgagGTCATCAGAAGAGGTGAAAGGTCATGATGGCCCAAAGGAAAATACTTCCTCTTCCTTCAGTGCTGGAGGATCCCAGTCAGGGACATCAGACTCAGACCAGCCCAAACAGACAGGTCCCCCAACCCGCAGGGCCCGTTTACCTAAACCCAAACCCAACTTGGGTCGCACTGCCAGAGCCGCTACACGCTCTGCAGTCCAGGTACCAGAAAGCAGGCCAAGCCCTGAAGTCCAGACACCAGATGTGGCTGATGAGGTTCCCATGGAAATACAACAGGTCCGCCAAGTCTCCCCCTTTTGTGACATCATCGATACTACCAAG GAGGAAATGCAACAGATTCACCAAGTCATCCCTCTTACTGACGTCATTGATACCACCCAG GGCGATATGTCTGTCTTTACGGAGGGAAGCTTTTTCTCACAACAAAGTGATGCTGTCTTCATACAGCACTCAGAAACTTCTGTATCGACTGCTCTGTTGGACCAGGCCCCGTCAGACCCGGATGAGCCTATATTCATCCTCTCCCTGACTGAAATCCCAGTACTCCCCACAGGGGAGGAGAATGGCTGCACATCCCAGACCCTCTCCGAGCCTTTCTTTTTTCTACCAGTCGCAGACGCAGGCGCTCAACTGCAGCATAG caGTGGTATTGTTGCCCCTGGAGGTGGTTTGGAGAAAGGGAATGCTGGTATCCTCTGTGAAGTCTCTGAGCCTATGTCAGTGGATGAGGCCCTTCCTCAACCCTCATACACCAGTATCAAGGAGTCTGGCTCCACAGCGGGCCCAGTAGGAGTGTGTGCCTCGGCCAAACCCTCAGAAGACTCCATGGCTGATGCAGAGACTAGTGAGGACACATATCCTCCTTCTAAGAAGAGGAAAGtgccagagagagccaggagaG TAGACAAACTGCAGGTGAGACCTAACACTGCAGTAAGGAAACAGACCAGTTGTTCAGCCCCTGCCAAGGAGGCTGTGTCACCTGTTACCCCAGACCAGACCACCTCTTTGACCACTACCACCCTAGACACTGACCACCCCACTGCCTCCAGTCCCCCGGCCCAGCCAGGCCCCTCTGTCACGGGAACCGCATCACGAGAGGTGGTGGCTGATGAGCCACAGCAGGGGACTGTGGGCTGTTTAGATCGTACAGAGACAGTGCACACGCCGACTGGAGGGGAGGACAATAGTTCAGGGGCGGAGTCTCAGGCTGCCTGTCAAATTGCACCGCTGGCTATGGGTGGCCCCTTGAGCAG GCCTGGTAGGAGACCCAGAGGATTCCTGTCTTTCATGTCCAATAAGAACACCTCCCCTGTAGCTGTCCCTCCCCGAGGTACCAGAGCAGCCGCTCAGAGGCCCCAGGTCAACACCACCCGCCCAGGGGGGAAACGGGCTGCTCCTGCACCTTCCACCACCACCAGAACCATGCCTTCACCTTCCACAACCAataacaccaccacccccactagAGCCACCAGAACCACCACTAAGCCAGATTTTTCCGCCAGGGTGACTCGGGAAAAACCCTCTGATGTCCTGGCCTTACACTCAGACCCAGAGCCCAGTACCTCCCTGTGTACTACAGCTACTAAG TCTTCTCAGGTGCCAGCCACCCAGCCCAGTGCGTCTCCCTGTGTGGACAGCAGTTCAGCAGACGAGGAACCCATCAACGTGTCCCAGTACTTCTTCAGTGACATCTTCACCGAGGTCGAGGAGAATGAGggatga